A genomic stretch from Scheffersomyces stipitis CBS 6054 chromosome 6, complete sequence includes:
- the MCH2.1 gene encoding Monocarboxylate transporter: MQRDSSSSHTEASDKSIGNPKEELEKIHDKIHTKLSTNGDSHLVEEIRDTPGGDLTKITTTDIEKQSSPQPQDSELNVDGGYAWVICFACFLLNFSTWGMNSGFAIYFANYLNNNTFAGATKMDYAYIGGIAFGVGLFCSPAINFIQGKIGTRPTIIVGNCLQFTGLMLASWSRKLWQLYLTQGLIQSFGLAFISIPATTVLPQYFKKKRILSGGLSSAGSGVGGICFNLGMQHVVESKGVFWALRVQSIIGFGLTWIAISLIRSRSKAHKIQFTAFDSAVVSSAAFWILSFFVITCMFGYVIVLYTLAQFTTSMGYSEYQGSIVSAMVQLGSCCGRPIIGLLADKFGGATVSVVAYTVVGTLCLAMWVPARNYATIVAFAIIQGALMGSIYGMIAGVVARTFGLRKMNVAFSMIWTIMGAAGLFSPVIGIKLTKGNGAILDPGSYINCSIFAGVSFLACAGSLLLLRGYIKARDHLQVDQHTDSDQGDYTGINVPFKSVITSCFKTSHEKT; this comes from the coding sequence ATGCAGCGGGATAGTTCTTCATCGCATACAGAGGCTTCGGACAAGTCGATAGGAAATCCGAAGGAAGAACTCGAGAAAATTCACGACAAGATACACACAAAGCTTTCCACTAATGGCGATAGCCACctagtagaagaaatacGTGATACCCCAGGCGGAGATTTGACGAAAATTACAACCACTGATATAGAGAAACAGTCTCTGCCGCAACCACAGGATTCGGAGTTGAATGTCGATGGAGGATATGCATGGGTGATATGTTTTGCATGCTTTCTCCTAAATTTCAGCACATGGGGGATGAACTCTGGGTTTGCTATCTACTTTGCCAACTACTTGAATAACAACACATTTGCAGGCGCTACAAAAATGGACTACGCCTATATCGGTGGTATAGCCTTTGGGGTAGGGTTGTTCTGTAGCCCGgccatcaacttcattcAAGGCAAGATAGGCACCAGACCCACTATAATAGTAGGTAACTGTCTTCAGTTTACAGGGCTCATGTTGGCTAGTTGGTCTAGAAAGCTCTGGCAACTTTACTTGACTCAGGGTCTTATCCAGAGTTTTGGGCTAGCCTTCATCAGCATTCCTGCCACAACTGTTCTTCCCCAgtatttcaagaaaaagagaatttTGTCTGGGGGATTGTCTTCAGCAGGTTCTGGAGTTGGTGGTATTTGTTTCAACTTAGGAATGCAACATGTTGTTGAGAGTAAAGGTGTCTTCTGGGCACTTCGTGTTCAGAGTATCATTGGATTTGGCCTCACTTGGATTGCTATTTCGTTGATCAGAAGTAGATCCAAAGCCCACAAGATCCAGTTCACTGCCTTTGACTCTGCTGTTGTCAGTAGTGCTGCCTTCTGGAtcctttccttctttgTCATTACCTGTATGTTTGGCTATGTAATCGTGTTATACACGTTGGCACAGTTCACTACATCTATGGGATATAGCGAGTACCAAGGATCGATCGTATCTGCTATGGTACAATTAGGATCCTGCTGTGGAAGACCAATTATAGGTTTATTGGCAGACAAGTTCGGAGGTGCTACTGTTTCAGTGGTTGCATATACTGTTGTTGGAACCCTTTGTTTGGCTATGTGGGTACCTGCTAGAAACTACGCAACAATTGTTGCCTTTGCTATTATTCAAGGTGCCCTTATGGGTTCGATCTACGGTATGATTGCTGGCGTTGTAGCTCGTACCTTTGGTTTGCGAAAGATGAATGTTGCCTTCTCCATGATTTGGACTATCATGGGTGCGGCCGGGCTCTTTTCTCCTGTCATTGGCATCAAGCTCACCAAAGGAAACGGAGCTATTCTAGATCCTGGTCTGTATATCAATTGTTCTATATTTGCAGGTGTTTCCTTCTTGGCCTGTGCTGGCTCCTTGTTACTATTAAGAGGCTACATCAAGGCTAGAGACCATCTACAAGTAGATCAGCATACTGATTCCGATCAGGGAGACTACACTGGTATCAACGT
- a CDS encoding predicted protein, translated as MSNLPDNSGVGSLALDRERVTCLLLINTQLMKKAINIYHNILCNQQTLQQMPQQTRQSAIDSYQNCTRRLHCNLTVLNYIHEKYHADPSQVSQQQNKASFPIILSAPQDTPELIQLYTKLQELYPEALQYLKMKLQQMRKSQFQNQPNQNQQPQQSRPSSFSQQQLPQRGQQMPQRQLSQQQINNLQQQQQQQQQQNPMMASNSPMLGNVNTINPQSTSGQPDFLQQQQHYNNGFNGQNQKFGGNIPQQQGQPSAISPQQILQQMNNGPLGGSGNMNSNLAAGNGNNNNMMDFF; from the coding sequence ATGAGCAATTTGCCAGACAACAGCGGCGTGGGGTCGCTTGCGCTTGACAGAGAGCGTGTCACATGTCTTTTACTTATTAACACCcaattgatgaagaaagcCATCAACATCTACCACAACATCTTGTGCAACCAGCAGACACTTCAACAAATGCCACAGCAGACGCGTCAAAGTGCCATTGATCTGTACCAGAACTGCACGCGTCGACTCCATTGCAACTTGACTGTGTTGAACTATATTCATGAAAAATACCACGCGGACCCATCCCAGGTTTCACAACAACAGAACAAGGCCAGCTTTCCTATCATTTTATCGGCCCCACAAGACACTCCAGAGCTTATTCAACTATACACAAAACTTCAGGAATTGTATCCGGAAGCTTTGCAGtacttgaaaatgaagcTTCAACAGATGAGAAAACTGCAGTTCCAGAACCAACCCAATCAGAACCAGCAGCCCCAGCAAAGTAGgccatcttcattttcacaacaacaactacCTCAGCGTGGCCAACAAATGCCACAGCGACAATTatctcaacaacaaatcaacaatctccagcaacagcagcagcagcagcagcagcagaacCCTATGATGGCCAGTAATTCACCCATGCTCGGCAACGTCAACACCATAAACCCACAATCTACATCTGGACAACCAGACTTCttgcagcagcagcagcattACAACAATGGATTCAACGGGCAGAACCAGAAATTCGGAGGTAACATCCCTCAGCAACAGGGACAGCCTCTGGCCATATCTCCGCAACAGATTTTGCAGCAGATGAATAACGGCCCGTTGGGAGGTTCCGGAAACATGAACTCCAACTTGGCAGCTGGAAACggcaacaacaataacatGATGGACTTCTTCTAA
- the MEF2 gene encoding mitochondrial elongation factor G- like protein (go_function GTP binding; translation elongation factor activity~go_process protein biosynthesis; translational elongation): MIIATSLRSQTFCTWRAWRAVHSTAVRLESKLNEVPIDRTRNIGIIAHIDAGKTTTTERMLYYSGKTKRIGNVDEGDTVTDYLPSERQRGITIQSAAISIPWNNHKINIIDTPGHADFTFEVTRSLRVLDGAVTILDGVAGVEAQTEKVWKQATSLNIPKIAYVNKMDRPGAGFSRTVMEIIEKLQTRVVLCNVPYFENSKDNDPVFCGVADILHVKLLKWNPEIDPHGKNITVIDIEAERDTYPEVYETVVKSRESMVETLGEFDEAIIDSFLESNEDYMNIPINVLNEAIRKATLENYLTPVYCGSSFRNIGVQPLMDGVVKYLPSPLQISVPEITSSATKNVKIKHVKAKQAVKQDMEVTTKMNNRTGLVVNANPNLTLALAFKVMTHATRGVMTFFRVYSGKLVSNSIITNTTTGKKLHVKKLFMMHGDEPEEVKHISSGNIGVITGHEDDIQTGDTLVSHSHLKKGFSEMESNLKLLPIEIPPPLFNSAIEPQTAGDEAYMKECVRILTREDPSLKVSVDEEMGQTIISGMGELHLDIVKERLVRDMKAKVTLRDVAVSYKETLLNPGSSYKQTSESGSVSIEIEMDSFEGAAEESSFFEENGAMIIAEDNNIIIIEPSAISQNMLKALEERRWKSTYSLEDLQEIVIQGCLTALQMGGPIFGLSLHSTVIRVKSWDFPVADSSVASTVLLDVSRSAVTSYIATNRDWFGILEPIMETRVYIDSDIMGEVSHDLTQRCQAVIKSIEDESTQDVDALAWAKDEAEKTFLPPDYTMKAGKDAISYKNKKIIIAETPLREMIGYLSRLRSITQGRGTFDMTYIGMRRAIKSRFDAISKEFNFM, encoded by the coding sequence ATGATAATAGCGACATCGCTACGATCCCAAACGTTTTGTACATGGAGAGCTTGGAGGGCAGTACATTCCACGGCAGTGCGGCTCGAATCTAAACTCAATGAAGTTCCCATagacagaaccagaaataTTGGAATAATAGCCCATATTGATGCTGGGAAAACAACCACAACTGAAAGAATGCTCTACTACAGTGGAAAGACCAAGAGAATTGGCAATGTGGATGAAGGCGACACTGTCACTGACTACTTACCCTCAGAAAGACAACGAGGAATCACAATTCAACTGGCAGCGATCTCAATACCGTGGAATAATCACAAGATTAACATTATAGATACACCAGGACATGCAGATTTCACATTTGAGGTGACGAGATCATTGAGAGTATTGGATGGCGCAGTGACAATCTTGGACGGCGTAGCTGGTGTAGAGGCACAAACCGAAAAGGTCTGGAAGCAGGCGACTTCGTTGAACATTCCGAAGATTGCCTATGTCAATAAGATGGATAGACCTGGAGCTGGTTTCAGCAGAACTGTTATGGAAATTATCGAAAAACTTCAGACTAGAGTGGTCTTGTGTAATGTTCCTTATTTCGAAAACTCTAAGGATAACGATCCTGTGTTCTGTGGTGTAGCGGACATCCTCCATGTGAAGTTACTTAAGTGGAATCCTGAAATTGACCCTCATGGAAAGAATATAACTGTCATTGATATAGAAGCGGAGCGTGATACTTACCCTGAAGTGTACGAGACTGTTGTAAAAAGTAGAGAGTCTATGGTTGAAACATTGGGAGAATTTGATGAGGCTATAATCGACTCCTTTTTGGAGAGCAATGAAGACTACATGAACATTCCCATAAACGTCCTCAATGAAGCAATTAGAAAGGCCACACTTGAGAATTATTTAACTCCGGTCTACTGTGGATCTTCTTTCAGAAACATTGGTGTACAGCCATTAATGGATGGTGTGGTGAAGTATCTTCCTTCTCCTTTGCAAATTCTGGTTCCAGAAATCACTTCTTCAGCTACGAAGAACGTCAAAATTAAACATGTAAAAGCAAAACAGGCTGTGAAACAAGATATGGAAGTAACTACCAAGATGAACAACAGAACTGGGTTGGTGGTTAATGCCAATCCTAATCTTACTCTAGCTTTAGCATTCAAGGTTATGACACATGCCACTAGAGGTGTCATGACCTTCTTTAGAGTATACAGTGGGAAGTTGGTATCCAATTCTATCATTACTAATACAACTACGGGAAAAAAGTTACACGTAAAAAAGCTATTCATGATGCACGGTGATGAACCTGAGGAAGTGAAACATATTTCATCTGGTAACATTGGTGTTATTACTGGCCATGAAGACGACATACAGACTGGGGATACTCTCGTGTCCCATAGTCATCTCAAAAAGGGATTCAGTGAAATGGAATCTAACTTGAAGCTTTTACCAATTGAGATTCCTCCACCTTTGTTCAACTCTGCTATCGAGCCTCAAACAGCTGGTGATGAAGCCTACATGAAAGAATGTGTTCGGATACTTACCAGGGAAGACCCATCTTTGAAAGTATCAGTCGACGAAGAAATGGGACAGACCATAATTAGTGGTATGGGTGAATTACATCTCGATATCGTCAAAGAGAGACTTGTAAGGGATATGAAGGCGAAGGTTACTCTCAGAGACGTTGCCGTCTCCTATAAAGAAACATTATTAAATCCAGGTTCTTCTTATAAACAAACCAGCGAGAGCGGTTCGGTATCTATTGAGATAGAAATGGATAGTTTCGAAGGTGCTGCAGAGGAATCCagtttctttgaagaaaatggagcAATGATCATTGCCGAAGAtaacaatatcatcataATCGAGCCGCTGGCTATTCTGCAGAATATGCTTAAGgctcttgaagagagaCGCTGGAAGTCTACCTATTCTTtagaagatcttcaagaaatcgtGATTCAAGGGTGTTTGACAGCATTGCAGATGGGAGGACCAATTTTCGGTTTATCGCTACACTCTACCGTGATAAGAGTTAAGAGCTGGGATTTCCCGGTGGCAGACAGTTCTGTTGCTTCAACCGTATTGTTGGATGTCTCCAGAAGTGCTGTGACTAGTTATATAGCCACGAATAGGGATTGGTTCGGTATTCTTGAACCCATTATGGAAACCAGAGTCTACATTGATTCAGACATCATGGGTGAAGTATCTCATGATCTAACGCAAAGATGCCAGGCCGTGATCAAATCgattgaagatgaatcAACCCAGGACGTCGACGCCTTGGCTTGGGCAAAGGATGAAGCCGAGAAGACATTCCTTCCTCCAGACTATACCATGAAGGCAGGAAAGGATGCAATTTCCtacaaaaacaaaaagattaTCATTGCAGAGACACCATTGAGAGAAATGATTGGGTACTTATCAAGACTACGCTCGATTACTCAAGGTAGAGGTACATTTGATATGACCTACATTGGCATGAGAAGAGCCATCAAGTCGCGTTTCGATGCCATCTCGAAGGAATTTAACTTCATGTAA
- a CDS encoding predicted protein, whose protein sequence is MESDIIDYTSPSISDLPPEIISYIFSYLSPDLVYEKFIELCPWTNHSIQNIAYASIFTRKLIVRSVPLRKTGYDASRVFYSPADLQTAFVIIGFQRAYNVLRNLIHYNLMNNTSIFPREMGFLFRFKNEAGNVSEMPSQWLHSEVDYFAKLIEILSLDNYYKDAIPRVCFQLSYNITLSPALIAKSNKIMQRIESLENKTVKVLIQSSYTSKNSVQNIRLLHTNSLDSLEELYLWRYNISNYHVKNYLRRSSETLRVLDLTANEITSLQGLTLPPNLEKLLLSANNITSLDGPNYDEATKLKILDASINAIHDLDYNLVLPSSLTSLKITYNSIPQIHQAQIPQNLNILGLSKNSLTHLEDIILPPSLCELHLNGNSIKTLPENLFISTPNLTILDLSENQIDDLDDLGELPDSLSELMLDNNEIDHSDLHNILTTNLTKLSLRSTGLITFSHVQLPKGLKELDISKNEIGEIELVNFGDELTKLNLSNNILSTFNLDTSVHLPRTIRKLDLSRNKFMRGLDSIGIPSHLTSLHLNDIGLGLLTNDTISKLPVSLETLFLDNTCWTPKVNSSGTITKYKSIELSLDFRSILPNLTTLSLERNCIGSIDDITYPCGLQWLSYQHNDLGHINFQNIPTNIKCLQLNNNKIHEEILWESIRNVPYFPEIEYFGICGDQTELMRSGIYFGGMEPTS, encoded by the coding sequence ATGGAGTCTGATATCATAGACTACACTTCTCCATCCATATCCGATCTTCCTCCGGAAATCATCTCCTACATCTTCTCGTATCTCTCACCTGACTTGGTATACGAAAAGTTTATCGAATTATGTCCCTGGACCAACCATAGTATCCAAAACATCGCCTACGCTTCTATTTTTACTCGTAAGCTCATTGTACGACTGGTGCCGCTCAGGAAAACTGGATATGACGCTTCCCGAGTCTTTTACTCCCCCGCAGATCTCCAGACTGCCTTTGTCATAATTGGATTCCAAAGAGCTTACAATGTGCTTCGTAACTTGATCCACTACAACCTAATGAATAATACGCTGATTTTTCCCCGTGAAATGGGATTTCTTTTTCGGTTCAAGAATGAAGCTGGGAATGTGTCTGAAATGCCGTCTCAATGGCTCCATAGCGAAGTAGACTACTTTGCTAAACTTATTGAGATTCTTTCATTAGACAATTACTATAAGGATGCCATTCCTCGAGTCTGTTTCCAACTATCGTATAACATCACATTGAGCCCAGCATTAATAGCCAAAAGCAACAAGATTATGCAGAGAATAGAATCATTAGAAAATAAGACGGTTAAAGTGTTGATACAGAGTAGCTACACATCCAAGAATTCAGTTCAAAATATCCGTCTATTACACACAAATTCGTTGGACAGCTTAGAGGAACTCTACCTATGGAGATATAACATTTCCAACTACCATGTTAAAAACTACCTACGCAGAAGTTCAGAGACTCTTCGAGTTTTGGACTTGACAGCAAATGAGATAACTTCGCTTCAAGGTCTAACACTACCTCCTAACCTTGAGAAGCTACTTCTCAGTGCCAACAACATTACGAGCTTGGATGGTCCGAACTATGACGAAGCTACCAAGTTAAAGATTTTGGATGCCTCAATCAATGCCATTCATGACTTGGACTATAATTTAGTGCTTCCTTCATCTCTCACAAGTCTCAAGATCACTTACAATTCAATTCCTCAGATACACCAAGCACAGATTCCGCAAAATTTGAACATATTGGGACTCTCTAAAAACTCATTGACTCATTTGGAAGATATCATTCTTCCACCTTCTCTCTGCGAATTGCATTTGAATGGTAATTCTATAAAGACTTTGCCAGaaaatttatttatttctaCTCCCAATTTGACCATTTTGGACTTGTCAGAAAACCAAATCGACGACTTGGACGATCTTGGTGAATTGCCAGATAGTCTAAGTGAACTAATGCTAGACAACAACGAGATTGACCATAGTGATTTGCATAATATACTAACaaccaacttgaccaaATTATCATTGCGATCTACAGGATTAATTACATTTAGTCATGTTCAATTGCCAAAGGGGTTGAAAGAGCTCGACATTtccaaaaatgaaatcgGAGAAATCGAGTTGGTTAATTTTGGTGACGAGTTGACAAAGTTGAATTTAAGCAACAACATCCTATCCACATTCAATTTGGATACATCAGTACACTTACCGCGTACTATACGGAAGCTTGATTTGAGCCGTAACAAGTTCATGCGTGGATTGGATAGCATAGGGATACCGTCCCATTTAACTTCTTTACACCTTAATGATATAGGTCTTGGATTATTAACCAACGATACTATCAGTAAATTACCCGTGTCATTAGAGACGTTGTTCCTCGATAATACATGCTGGACTCCAAAAGTGAATAGCAGTGGAACTATAACCAAATACAAATCAATTGAGCTCAGTCTTGACTTCAGACTGATATTGCCCAATTTGACAACGTTATCGTTAGAAAGAAATTGCATTGGCCTGATCGATGACATCACCTATCCTTGTGGTTTGCAATGGCTTTCTTATCAACATAACGACTTGGGACATATaaattttcagaatatCCCCACCAACATTAAATGTCTACAGTtaaacaacaacaagatccacGAAGAAATTCTTTGGGAATCGATTCGTAATGTGCCCTACTTTCCCGAGATCGAATACTTCGGCATTTGTGGTGACCAGACGGAACTCATGCGACTGGGTATCTACTTTGGGGGAATGGAGCCTACGAGTTGA
- the PUT3 gene encoding transcription activator involved in proline utilization potential fungal Zn(2)-Cys(6) binuclear cluster domain (go_component nucleus~go_function transcription factor activity; zinc ion binding; DNA binding~go_process regulation of transcription, DNA-dependent; transcription) produces the protein MTDCAAGDEHRPAVSLSASVKDEEVADSMIAGGVLELHPANSPASGQTTNITSTLTDISSNSPSSSSNASSHASSNLSNITSSHQSNKQKRTALACIRCRARHIRCPGGDPCKKCQIAKTKCEYVEADKKIVVSMKYLSKLHDDIARLKKDNAVLRNNLKEEETKRIRANPVLSASTLQQQNNFTNNIKYSMPSVSQSVQQPQQPASTTGVTANSNFSSTEVIQPSLDKHGRLIQSRTGEKVYVGSSSMTLFGLEIQNMVPSFVSSSLLPNNSTDTSPTASPNSVGGSTPQSNQSGEPGSFKRNKRETEILEKEGNAYRITLAKTNTRPGLSINFTLPSYSYAMLLVDTFINYNDGCFYFFNEGLVKKFLMNLYSGKAAENKRILKRNITEAKGGPDEDENAIKKDTDDDTILETIWFCKILLIFAIGEMYLGTESNSHIIKSKEKLESKKARNRTKERKEKDTLPGSGFFYEASELFTGLFASGAIDNITKDGGIEVMLLYAFYLQVADCTIASYFYFGLALRSTLILGWHVDADKENLNRFELEHRRRIWWTVYMYERMLSSKAGLPLSFADDSVSTELPVDFNIDLTDFRKDENDVRGYYIFPPADYINNCVTITQINAIILSSLYTKQPTVNILPVVSDLVHKLMTWKNLLPDFLKIDFSEENLRITRLIVNLMTEYFQGLNLAVRPLLFHFATKKLKELQAKNTVNKYVDLSKYSKNVLFLLNASFQASINTIKSIWALLPENMVALFGWMDREYLFTSASTLILFNASFGVHEATKEHLDHALIIFTKMKKLGNYPAALRRAQLLKLIKVLDFNGVMKDLLLKHDDDLKEINISNTNLSSEEIQNHIVEVNQISNSKINSDHLNVLDTELSESIAVAAVAPDKQAPPSEPYLEFPDRQTPIHPYIHTTSYPLGTMSGDTFSYTIPTPMNGNNTGGDVYTNSDLAGIEGLTYLDEEQKLWNEITNDAGWLNVAGGNPNQQHGSSGDLFLRNHAVESHSATESSTPHNTAGHIPTNYGPGSDSRGDIYGHPSFGTSMASGGYSDIINSEFHDIMDQS, from the coding sequence ATGACAGACTGCGCTGCGGGCGACGAACATCGCCCTGCCGTTTCGCTCTCTGCTTCCGTCAAAGATGAGGAAGTAGCTGACTCCATGATAGCTGGAGGAGTGCTCGAGTTGCACCCAGCAAACAGCCCTGCTCTGGGGCAAACTACAAACATAACGTCCACATTAACAGACATATCATCTAATTCAccatcatcgtcatcaaaTGCGTCGTCACATGCTTCATCAAATTTATCGAATATAACATCGTCTCACCAATCAAACAAGCAGAAGCGTACAGCGCTAGCCTGTATTCGTTGTCGTGCTAGACACATCCGATGTCCCGGAGGAGATCCATGTAAAAAGTGTCAGATTGCAAAGACGAAGTGCGAGTATGTAGAGGCTGATAAGAAGATTGTCGTATCGATGAAGTACTTGTCGAAGTTGCACGACGATATAGCCcgtttgaagaaggataATGCCGTTCTcagaaacaacttgaaggaagaggaaaCAAAACGCATCCGAGCAAACCCTGTGCTTCTGGCCCTGACACTACAACAGCAAAACAATTTtaccaacaacatcaagtaCTCCATGCCAAGTGTACTGCAATCGGTGCAGCAACCACAACAGCCTGCTCTGACGACAGGTGTTACGGCTAATAGCAATTTCTCCTCCACTGAGGTGATCCAGCCATCTTTGGATAAACACGGCAGACTTATACAGTCGAGAACGGGGGAAAAGGTCTATGTAGGCTCGTCATCCATGACGCTTTTTGGACTCGAAATCCAGAACATGGTACCTTCGTTTGtgtcttcaagtttgttgCCTAACAATTCTACAGATACTTCACCCACTGCTTCTCCCAATAGTGTAGGTGGCTCAACACCTCAATCGAACCAGTCTGGAGAACCCGGATCATTCAAGCGTAACAAACGAGAGACGGAAATACTCGAGAAGGAGGGAAACGCCTACCGAATCACTCTTGCTAAGACCAACACCAGACCAGGACTCTCCATTAACTTTACGTTACCATCGTATTCATACGCCATGCTCTTGGTAGATACGTTTATCAACTATAACGATGGGTGTttttacttcttcaacgaagggcttgtcaagaagttccTTATGAATTTATATTCCGGAAAGGCAGCTGAGAACAAGAGAATACTCAAGAGAAACATCACCGAAGCTAAAGGTGGACctgacgaagatgaaaatgCGATAAAAAAAGACACAGATGATGATACAATTCTTGAAACCATATGGTTCTGTAAGATTCTACTTATATTTGCTATTGGCGAAATGTATCTTGGAACTGAATCAAACTCACACATCATAAAGCTGaaggaaaagttggaatCCAAGAAGGCGAGAAATAGAActaaagaaagaaaagagaaagacacGCTACCAGGATCTGGATTCTTCTACGAGGCTTCTGAGTTGTTTACCGGCTTGTTTGCCTCAGGTGCCATAGATAATATTACTAAAGATGGTGGTATTGAAGTAATGCTTCTTTATGCTTTCTACTTACAAGTGGCTGATTGTACCATTGCTTCGTATTTCTATTTTGGATTGGCTCTCAGGTCGACTTTGATCTTAGGTTGGCATGTGGATGCAGACAAAGAGAACTTGAATAGGTTCGAGCTAGAGcaccgaagaagaatatggTGGACGGTGTATATGTACGAGAGAATGTTGTCTTCTAAAGCTGGTTTGCCTTTAAGTTTTGCAGACGACAGTGTTTCCACTGAATTGCCGGTTGATTTCAACATTGATCTCACCGATTTCAGAAAGGATGAAAATGATGTCAGAGGATACTATATCTTCCCACCGGCAGACTACATAAACAACTGCGTTACAATCACACAAATCAATGCTATCATCTTATCTTCTTTATACACCAAGCAGCCCACTGTCAATATTCTACCAGTTGTTTCAGATTTGGTGCATAAGTTGATGACatggaagaacttgttgcCAGACTTCCTCAAGatagatttttcagaagaaaacttGCGCATCACAAGACTTATTGTCAATTTGATGACGGAATACTTCCAAGGTTTGAACTTGGCTGTTCGTCCATTACTTTTCCACTTTGCTACCAAGAAACTAAAGGAACTCCAGGCCAAAAATACAGTCAACAAATATGTTGACTTGTCAAAATATTCAAAGAATGTATTATTCTTATTGAATGCCTCGTTCCAAGCGTCCATCAATACCATAAAATCAATATGGGCCCTTCTTCCAGAAAACATGGTAGCCCTTTTTGGATGGATGGATAGAGAGTATTTATTCACGTCGGCTTCGACATTAATCTTATTCAATGCCTCGTTTGGCGTACATGAAGCCACGAAAGAACACTTGGATCATGCTTTAATAATCTTCaccaagatgaagaaacttgGAAACTATCCAGCTGCACTCAGAAGAGCTCAATTATTGAAGCTTAtcaaagttcttgactttAATGGAGTCATGAAAGAtcttttgttgaagcaCGATGACGATTtaaaagaaatcaatattTCCAATACAAATTTGTCATCGGAGGAAATTCAAAATCACATCGTCGAGGTTAACCAAATTTCAAACTCCAAGATTAATAGCGATCACTTAAATGTTCTCGACACGGAGCTAAGTGAAAGTATTGCTGTAGCTGCAGTTGCGCCCGATAAACAGGCTCCTCCATCTGAGCCATATCTAGAATTTCCAGACAGACAAACACCAATTCACCCATATATTCATACCACTTCATACCCTCTAGGAACAATGAGTGGTGATACTTTTTCTTACACCATCCCAACTCCAATGAATGGAAACAATACTGGTGGTGATGTATACACCAATTCAGACTTGGCAGGTATCGAAGGTTTGACGTATTTggatgaagaacagaagtTGTGGAATGAAATCACCAATGATGCCGGTTGGTTGAATGTTGCCGGAGGTAATCCAAACCAACAACATGGTCTGAGTGGTGACCTCTTTCTAAGAAATCACGCCGTTGAATCGCATTCGGCCACAGAAAGTTCCACTCCTCATAATACTGCCGGGCACATTCCTACCAACTATGGACCAGGCTCTGACAGCCGTGGAGATATCTACGGTCATCCCAGCTTTGGTACGAGCATGGCATCTGGAGGCTACAGTGACATCATCAACCTGGAGTTCCATGACATAATGGACCAATCCTAA